GCTTGCGCTTGTTGCCACATATGCTGCAACACTGAAGTGGTGACGCCGTGTGCAATTTTCAATCTGTGGGAGCGGCTTCCGCGCTTGGAGCGCCCGGCCACGGGCAAGAGGGTATCAGGCGGGGATTTAGTTGAAATAATAACCTATTTTCCAGAATGTGTCGTCAGATTGTACAAATTGCCGGACGCGCCACCAAGGCCCTTGAGCGCCGCCTGCAAATCGGCCCGCGCCAGCGGCTTTTCAAACGAGCCGATCACGTTCAGACCGTGGGCCCGGGCCAGCCGTTCGGCCGAGCGGCGCACCCCTGCATCCATGCCCGAGAGCAGCAGGATGCGGCCCGAAAAGCGGGCATTGGCCGCCGCCGTCATGAATTCGATGCCATCCATGTCCGGCATCGACAGGTCGCAGATCAAGAGCTCGGGTGCATTGGCGCCCAGCGCCGCCAGGGCGCCGTGGGCGTGCGACTCGCGCCGCACCTCGAACTGGCCAAGCTCGTCGAGCATGTCGGCCAGCAGTTCGAGCATGAAAGGATCGTCGTCCAGCAGCAGCACGCGGGCCAGGGGAGCGCGCGGGGACGCGGTGTCAAGGTTGCTCATGTCAACAATGTGTGGATGTAAGTGGGCATTATGGTGGAACTTCGGTCTTGGCAGCACACTGCTTGCCTGAAAAAGCGGCGCCCGTTGCGCGGCGATCACGTATCGCTGGCAAAGGTGGTGTTCTGCATGATGTGCTCGGTTATCTGCTCAAGCAGCAGCCACATCTGCGCAATATGGTCGTGCGCCTCATGCAGCGCGGCCGGGACGTCCGCCGGCAAGTCTTCCAGCTGCTGGCACAGCGCGGCCATGCCGAGGGCGCCCACGGCGCGCGCCGAGGACTTGGTACGATGGCCCAGTTCATGCAGACGGGCGAGTTTGCCTGCGGCCAGGGCCTGGTCCATCTCTGCCAGGCCGTCCTGGGTCGTTTGCAGGAATTTAAAGGCGAACTTGCGCACCTTGGTCGGGTCATAGCTTAACAGCCTGGCCAGGATGGTCAGGTCAATGATGGCCGGGTCGCCCGCCAGCATGGTGCGGTAGCTGGCGCTCGCTCTCGTTTTTGGCGCGCTGGCTTCCGCCGCCTGCGCATGCGGCGGAAGCCAGCGCGCCACTGTCTGGTAGAGCAGGGCAGGCTGGATGGGCTTGCTGATAAAGTCATCCATGCCTGCGGCCATGCAGCGCTGGCGGTCTTCGCTGGTGGCCGTGGCCGTCATGGCCAGCACGCGCAAGCCCTGCAGGGCCGGGTCCAGGCGGATCAGGCGCGTCGCTTGCAAGCCGTCCATGACGGGCATCTGCACGTCCATCAGCACGCAGTCAAACGGCGCTGTGGCCAGCAGGTCCAGTGCTTCCAGGCCATTTTGGGCCAGGCGCACGTCGCAGAGCGCTTCTTCCAGCAACTCCAGCGCGATCTGCTGGTTGAAGGTATTGTCTTCCACCAGCAAGATGCGGGCACCGCGCAGGGCCGGCGGCAGGGTACCGGCCGTCGCCGCTGGTGGGGGCGCCTCGGCGGGCGCGGCAAGCTTGCCCACGCGCGCCGTGAACCAGAAGGTGCTGCCCCTGCCCGGTGCGCTTTCCACCCCCACCGTCCCGCCCATCAGCTGGGCCAGCTGGCGGCAGATGGCCAGGCCCAGCCCGGTGCCGCCGTATTCGCGGGTGGTCGAGGTATCGGCCTGCTGGAATGACTGGAACAGCTTGCCCGCTTCCTGCGCGCTCAGGCCGATGCCGGTATCGGCCACCTCGAAGCGCAGCAGGCAATCCTCGGGCCCGTCGTCGGCCAGGCGCACGCGCACCGTCACGCTGCCGCTGTCGCTGAACTTGACGGCGTTGCTGGTGTAATTGATCAAGACCTGGCCCAGGCGCAGCGGGTCGCCGCGAAGGAACGCGGGCAGGGCTGGGTCGCATGCGAATTCCAGCGCCAGGTGCTTGCTGGCGGCCCTGGGCGCCATGACCGTGGTCACCGTTTCGATGACCTGGCCCAGCGTGAACGGCACCTGCGCGATGTCGAGCATGCCCGCTTCGATCTTGGAAAAGTCGAGGATGTCATCAATGATTCCCAGCAGGTGCTCGCCGGCGAAATGGATCTTTTCAATGTAGTCGCGCTGGCGCGGATTGAGGCCCGTCTTGAGCGCCAGGTAAGCCATGCCGATCACCCCGTTCATGGGCGTGCGGATTTCATGGCTCATGTTGGCCAGGAAGCGGCCCTTGGCCTGGCTGGCTTCCTCGGCCACCTGCTTGGCCAGGTCAAGCTGCTCGGTGCGCTGCTGGACGCGCTCTTCCAGGTGTTCGTTCAATTCGCGCAGCTCGCGTTCGGCCTCGATGCTGTCGGTGATATCGACCAGCATGCAGATCAGGTACTCGGGCTGGCGCTGGTCGTTGAACACCGGCTTTTTGATGGTGCGGATGAACTGCTTGCGGCCGGTGCTGCCATTGGTGGCCGGAGCCACGTAGTCGATCATGGCGCCGCTCTCGAAGGCATCGCGTTCGCGCGCACTGTTGGCGGCCAGCTGGGCGGTCGTCAGGCCAAACTGGGTGGCACAGGCATTGTTGACCAGGGTGATGCGGCCGGCCGGATCCTTGATGTACAGGCCAATTGGCAGCATCTGGATGATCTCCTGCAGGCTGGCAGCGAGCGCCTTCAGGGCCTGCTCCGCGCGCAGTCGCTCGCTGATGTCGCGCAGCGATACAATCATGACCGGCTGGCCCTGCAGCTGCATGGGCGTGGCATTGACCTCGGCCGAAAAGCTGCTGACATCACGGCGCCAGGCTGTCAGCACCCGGTTCGGGATGCCGGCCGCGGGCGTGCTTTGACCCGGCATGTCCGGCGCCAGGCGCGTGGCCGGCATGCCGACCAGTTCCTCGCGCGTGTAGCCAAAGCTGGTGGCGCACAGCTGGTTGGCATAGCGGATGCGGCCATCGCGGTTCAATACCAACATCGCCTCGGGCGAGGCCTCGAGCACGGCGCGCACGCGCGCTTCGTCGGCTTCCTTGCGTTCGCCGATATCGGCCATGGTGCCGGTCATGCGGGTGGGCTGGCCGTGTGCGTCGCGCGCGATGACGATGCCGCGCCCCAGCATCCACTTCCAGCTGCCATCCTTGCAGCGCATGCGAAATTCGCACGACAGACGCGCGCGGTCCTGGGTGCCTGCTTCCGTAAACAGCTTGAGCTCGTGGCGAAAGCGCGGACTGTCGTCCGGATGCATGTGCATCAGCCACTGGCTGAAACTGATCTCGAATTCATCCGGCCCGTAGCCAAGCAGTTCCTTGTAGCGCGGCGACAGGGTGATCTCCCCTTTTGGCCCGGTCCATTCCCACATTCCCTCGCCCGAGCCTTCCAGCGCAAAGCCCCACAGGTCTTCGGCGCTGGTGAGCTGTTCGCGCGTCGTACGCAGGGCGCGCCGTTCGGCCCGCAGCGTTGCGGCCAGCGCCGCGAAGCGCCATGCCACGAACCCTGCCGCCACCAGCAGCAGCATCGAGGCGGTCAGGGTGACGTCGAGCATGCGCAGGCTCACGCGCGGGACCAGTGCGGCGAAGCTGCGCACCATAAAACGGGCGCAGGCGGCGGTGAGAGCGCGGCCAGGTCGGCGCCTTGTTCTGGCAGCGGTGTGGCCGGGCCAGCGCCTTGCTCTGGTAATTTCGCGGCCAGTGCATCGTCCTGCTCCGGCCTCTGCGCGCCGCCGGAGCGCAGCGCCAGTGGCAGCACGAACGTGCCCACTTTGCCCTGGCGGGCCACATGCGGGATGCGCGGCTGCGGCGGCACCGGGTGCGGCGCCGCTGATGTAGCCGGTACATGCTTGGGGATGGGAAGGTCGGTGGGTGTCGGCGTGCGGAGCGTACGCACCCGGACCCGCCAGCGGACCAGGCACGTTGGGGCAGGCGCAGGGCGACACAGAGGGGCGTTCATCCCGTCGATGCCTGTTAGTTATTGAACAAATAAGCGCATGCGTCATTCTAAATGATGCATGAAAATTGTTTCAAATAATCTTCAGTGGCTGGTGATAGAAAATTTCAAAAAGCCTAGATAAATGAAATAATCGCTCATCCGACGCTGCCGGCGAACTGGTACAGCTGGCCCGGGTGCCACATCGTGACCACCGACGCCACCTTGCCGAGGGCGCGGGTGCGGCGTTTAAGGACCAGGCAGCACTGGCCCGGCTCGATCGTGAGCATGGCCGCGATATCGCGCGGGGCGTGCAGGGCTTCGATGCTGTAGGTGGCGTCCTGCAGGGGGGCCGCCTGCATCAGGTGTTCATTGGGCGTGGTGGTGCTGAAGTCCACGTTCATGTAATCGGGGGCGCAGGCGGGATTGACCCAGCGGTCCTCGACCTGGATCGGCACCTCGTTCTCGCAGTGGACAATCACCGAATGGAACAGCATGTCCCCGGCCTGCAGGTCGAACTGGAGCGCGAGCACATCGGGCGCGCGAACCTTTTCGAGTACATGCAGGCTACTGCGATGGCGATGGCCGCGGGCGCGGATCTCGTCGGCGATGCTGCGGATCTCGACCAGCGTGGCCTGGTATTTTTGCGGCGCCACGAAGGTGCCGGAGCCCTGGCGGCGGGTGAGGACCTGTTCCGCCGTCAGTTCGCGCACGGCGCGGTTCACCGTCATGCGCGAGACCCCGAACTGGCGCACCAAGGCCTGTTCGGACGGGACCACATCGCCTTCCTTCCAGCGTCCGGCGGCAATCTCGCCGAGCAGGTAGTCTTTGATGCGCTGGAAAATGGGCGTGCTGTCTTGCGCGATCGGATCTTCCAAACTACTCTCCTGGGAACAGGGCAAAAAGCCGATTCTAGCATCGCCGGGCCAGTTCGATTCAAAAGCAAGGTGCGGGAAGCGGGCGGCCGGACGGCGCGCTACCATGGCCTCTTACCACACATCGCAGGAACCGCCATGCAGGCAGCACAGACAACCCGGGACCACTACGCCAGTGACAGCGCGCGCTGGGACGCGGTGCAGGCACGCGACAGCGGGGCCGACGGCATCTTCTATTACAGCGTGCGCAGCACCGGCGTGTACTGTCGGCCTTCGTGTGGGGCGCGTCCGGCGCTGCGCAAGAATGTCGCCTTCCATGCCAGCGTCAGCGAGGCCGAGGCGGCGGGATTTCGGCCCTGCCAGCGTTGCAAGCCGGACCAGCCGCCGCTGGCCGAGCGGCATGCCCTGATCGTGGCCGAGGCTTGCCGCCTGCTCGATACGCAAGAGCAGATGCCGGACCTGGACAGCCTGGCCGCATCGAGCGGGATGAGCCGCTTTCACTTCCACCGTGTTTTCAAGGCCCATACCGGGGTCACGCCGCTCGCGTATGGCGCCGCGTGCCGCGCTCGGCGCCTGGCGCGGGAACTGGCGCAGGCGCCAAGCGTGACCGAGGCCCTGTATGCGGCCGGCTTCAATTCGAGTGGGCGTTTTTACGCGCAGGCGGGGGCGCGGCTGGGCATGACGCCGGTGCGCTACCGTGCCGGCGGGAGCGGCATGGCAATCCGCTTTGCGGTGGGCCAGTGTTCGCTCGGTGCCATCCTGGTGGCGGCAACAGACAAGGGCATCTGCGCCATTTTGCTGGGGGACGATGCCGGGCAGCTGGTGCGCGATCTGCAGGACCGGTTTCCGGCCGCGCAGCTTGACGGTGCCGATGCCGGGTTCGCGGCGACGGTGGCGCAGGTCGTGGGCTTTGTCGAAGCGCCGGCGCTGGGATTGTCGCTGCCGCTGGATGTGCGCGGGACCGCGTTCCAGCAGCGCGTGTGGGAAGCGCTGCGCCAGGTTCCGAGTGGCAGCACGGTGAGCTACGCGGCGCTGGCTTCTGCCATCGGGCTGCCGGCGGGCGCGCGGGCCGTGGCCGGCGCCTGCGCCGCCAACCCGGCGGCGGTGGCCATCCCCTGTCATCGCGTGGTGCGGCACGACGGCGGCCTGTCCGGCTACCGCTGGGGCGTCGAACGCAAGCAGGCGCTGCTGGACCGCGAGCGCGGCCCCACCTAAACAATTTCCTCCCACCAGGGTCAGACCACTTAAACGCACCAAAATCAATTTCCTACCGCCAGGGTCAGATACCGTCTTGAATTGCAAGCCCGGATTGCAAGTAATTTGCATCGAAGGGCTTGTTTGACCGCAGGACCCCGTAGATCAGATGTGCCAGCTTACGCATGACAGCGCTGACCACGGCCATCTTGGCCAGGCCGTTGTCCGATAAGCGGGCCGCAAAGGCCCTGAGTATCGGGTTGTGCGTCTTGGCCACCACGCCCGGCATGTACAGCGCTGCTCGCAGTTGACCACTGCCGATTCGGCTGATCATGGTCCGGCCTCTTACCGAACTGCCCGATTGCCGTTGCTTGGGAGTGACGCCGATGTAAGCGGCGAAGGCCTTGGCGCTGCTGAACTTTCGCACATCGCCCGCATAGCTGATGACTTTGGCTGCCGTGGCGCGTCCCACGCCCGGAATCGTCGTCATTAGCTCAACGTCAGCCCGCATCCCAGGATCGCTATCGATATGGGTGTCGATATCGTTCTTGAGCTGCGCGATCTGGGCATCCAGCCAGTCCACGTGCTCTTTGGTGTGCTTGGCCAAGTCAGTTTGCCCGGCGAACTCATGCGCTTCAATCCGGTTTGCTTCCTGCTGGCGGATATCCTGAAGTGCACTGAGGCGCTCCACCCATCCACGCAACAAGCGCTCAGCTGGCGGCGGTGCCACCCAAGGTTCCGGCGTCATTGCTCGGCAATACCGAGCAATAACGCCGGCATCGACCTTGTCGTTCTTGTTTCGAATGTTTTCGCTCTGAGCGAAGCCTTTGATGCAGCCTGGATTGACGATGCTGACCTTCATGCCAACTGCCTGCAGATTGAGCGCTACGGGCTCGCTGTAGATGCCGGTTGACTCCATGCAGGCGTGGACTGTCGTCACATCGACTTTTTGCTTGGTCACCCAGTTCGCCAGCTCGGCGTACCCGGCCTTGCTGTTTTCAACGACCTTGTTCTTCAGTTTGCCGCCTTCCAACAGCGCGGCGTCCAACTTCTTCTTGCTGACATCAATTCCCAGAATGGGAGCGTGCGTAGTTTCCATTTGTTGACCTGTCTCGTATGCAGGCTCTAAGGCCTAAGATACCGTCCGGACTTGCAAGGAAAAACGGGCAAAGGCACCTATCTGACCCACAGACTACTCGTCTCCGACCACGCCGATGTCACTCTGCCCGACCAATAAATCTGGCCCACATTCTGCCAAATTTTCGGTAACTCCAATATACGAGACCACTTTAACGGGCAAAAAGAAATTGTTTTCCTTCCCACAGGTAGTTGATCCACTGTGAATATGTGTGTGCTTTGCCGGCGCGCACAGTTTACTGCTGCAGCTTGACGCGCTCAGCGGCATGTCCGGTGGCTTGTGCAATCGCACGCCGGAATTTGAAGTTGCCGCAAGCATAGTTGTGATTAGTTGCATCGCGCAGATTGTCGACTTCATCACCCGCGATGCCTGCCAGCACAAGTTCGCGATAAGCCGTTTCCCGTTCAAAATGATTATTGCCGAGCGCTTGGTACAGCGCATGCGCTACGACGAGATCGTCTCGGGCGCCAAAGGCGTTGGCGTGGTAGCTGGACCATCGATAGTGCAACGGATCTGCGACAATGCCCGCGCGTACCGGGTTCAGTTCCACATAGCGGTAGCACACCATCAAATATGTCTCGTCATGGACCGGGCATGATTTATACCGCCCGTCCCACAGGGTTCCCGTTCTTTCATGGCGCTTGTTGAAATAACGCACGTAGCGCTCCCCAACGGACTTCATCATCCGCGCCGCGCTTTCCTCCTTATCTGGCGTAGCGAGTACGTGCACGTGATTTGACATCAGGACATAAGCGTGGACCGAACAGGAGGCGAGCTGTGCAGCCTTGTGAAGCATGCCCAGATAGACCAGATAATCAGCTTCGGCCAAGAAACATCGTTGTCTGTTATTGCCGCGCTGGATGATGTGCAAGGGCACGCCACTGCTTACAAGTCTCGGACGGCGGGGCATAGGCTCTCCTGAACAGGGAAAAGTGAAAACTGTACGGAGCAAGATCGTCGGCCATGCCGACAAAAAGCAAGCGAACCGCATTTATCAAGCGCCGCAGAGACATGCCGCCAGGAAGATAGTTGCTTTTGCCGCGTTTAAGTGGTCTGACCCTGGCAGGAGGAAAATGATTTTGGCGCGTTTAAGTGGTCTGACCCTGGTTGAAGGAAAGTGTGGCCGGGGAAGTTTGGGCGCGCTACACTTGGCCTTTGCTTACTTTCCCTGGAGTGTTTGATGCGCCTGATTCATGCTTCCCTGTTTGTATTGACCGCCACCGGCATCATCGGCGCGGCCAGCGCCGATACCGTCATCGAGAACGCCAACGGCTATACGCTCAACGCGAACAATGAGCTGGTACGCTTCTCCACCATGGCTTTTGATGACAAGGGTAGGATCGTGGCCGTGGGTGATGCTGCCAGGGCGCGCGCCAAGTCGGCCACCACGCGCCGCATCGACATGCAGGGCAAGACCGTCATCCCGGGCCTGATCGACGCCCACGGCCATGTGTTCGGCCTTGGCGAACAGCTCACCCAGATCGACCTGGCCGGCACCGCTTCGCTGGCCGATGCACTCGCCGCCGCCAGCACTTACGCCAAGGCCAATCCGTCCCTCGCCTGGCTGCGCGGGCGCGGCTGGAACCAGGAGATCTGGAAGCTGGGTCGCTTCCCGACCGCCAGCGAACTCGATGGCGCCGTGGCCGACCGCCCGATGTGGCTCGAACGCGTCGATGGCCACGCCGGCTGGGCCAATTCGCGCGCCCTGCAGCTGGCCGGGATCACCAACAGCACGCCCGATCCGGTCGGCGGCAAGATCATGCGCGACGCAAACGGCGCCGCCACCGGCGTGCTGGTGGACGCGGCGATGGAACTGGTCACCAGGGCCATGCCGCCGTTGACCGATGCCCAGTCGCGCAGCATGCTCGATCGCTCGCTGCACACCATCGCCGCCATGGGCCTGACCAGCGTCCATGACGCGGGTGTGAACGTGGCCCAGGATGCGATCTATCGCCAGTACGCCGACAGCGGCAAGCTCACCACGCGCGTGTACGGCATGATCGGCGCCGTCGGCGCAGACTTTGACCGCCTGGCCAGGTCCGGCCCCCTCAAGTCGTATGCCAGCGACATGTACGCGCTGCGCTCGGTGAAGCTGTACTCGGACGGCGCCCTGGGCAGCCGCGGCGCGGCGCTGCTGGCCCCCTACAGCGATGAGCCGAAGTCGCATGGCTTGCTGTTCGCGCAAAGCGCGGACATGGTCGGGCAGATGGAAAAGGCGATGAAGCGCGGCTACCAGGTCAATGTGCACGCCATCGGCGACGCCGGCAACCGCCAGATCCTCGACGGCTACCAGCAGCTGCTGCGCAAGCACCCCGGCGCCAAAGACCAGCGCCATCGCATGGAGCACGCGCAGGTGGTAGCGCTGAGCGACATTGCGCGCTTCAAGACGCTCGGCATCGTGCCGTCGATGCAGCCAACCCACGCCACGTCCGACATGAACATGGCCGAGCAGCGCGTGGGCGCGGACCGCATCAAGGGCGCCTACGCCTGGCGCACCTTCCTCAAGCAGGGTTCGCGCATTGCCTGCGGCTCGGACTTCCCGGTCGAGTCGTCCAACCCGTTCTTCGGCATCCACGCAGCAGTCACGCGCCAGGATGCGGCGGGCAAGCCGGCCGGCGGCTGGTATGCCAATGAGGCGATGACACTCAAGGAAGCCTTCCGCTGCTTCACGCTCGACGCGGCGTATGCCGGGCACCAGGAAAAAGTATTAGGCTCCCTGGAAAAGGGCAAATGGGCCGACTTTGTCGTCATCGATCAGGATCTGTTCACCATGCCGGCCAAGGATATCCACAAGGTGGGCGTGCTGCAGACCTGGGTCGCGGGACGGCAGGTGTTCGAGAAAAAATAGGCGCATGCCCGACCGGGAGGACGGTAAAAAGATTTGACTTAGTTGTATATACAACTTAGACTTTGAGCATGTCCGGCGGCGCGTGCGGCTATCATTCATGGCGACGCGCGCTGTCTCTCACCTCTCAAGGAGCTGTCATGACCACCGATTCCACCCTCATGGGCGACGATCCCCGCTTCGACGCCACACGCGTCATCAAGGCCCCGCGCGGCACTGAGCTGGCCTGCAAAAGCTGGCTCACCGAGGCTGCCTACCGCATGATCCAGAATAACCTGGACGCGGAAGTGGCGGAAAATCCCCAGCACCTGGTGGTCTACGGCGGCATCGGCCGCGCGGCCCGCAACTGGGCCTGCTATGACCAGATCCTCGCCTCACTGCGCGAGCTGGAAGACGATCAGACGCTCCTGATCCAGTCCGGCAAACCGGTCGGCGTATTCCAGACCCACCCAGACGCGCCGCGCGTGCTGATCGCCAATTCCAACCTGGTGCCCAAGTGGGCCAACTGGGAACACTTCAACGAACTCGATCGCAAGGGCCTGTTCATGTATGGCCAGATGACGGCCGGCAGCTGGATCTACATCGGCACCCAGGGCATCGTGCAGGGCACCTACGAGACATTCGCGGAAGCGGGCCGCCAGCACTTTGGCGGCGACTGGGGCGGACGCTGGATTCTCACCGCGGGCCTGGGCGGGATGGGCGGCGCGCAGCCCCTGGCCGCCACCTTCGCCGGCGCCGTGTCGCTCAATATCGAGTGCCAGCAGTCGAGCATTGACTTCCGCCTGCGCACCCGCTACCTGGACAAGCAGGCCAGGGATATCGATGACGCGCTTTGCCTGATCAAGGAGCACACGGCACGGCGCGAAGCGGTCTCCATTGGCCTGCTCGGCAACGCGGCCGACGTGCTGCCCGAACTGGTGCGCCGCGCCAGGGCCGGCGGCATCGTGCCCGACCTGGTCACCGACCAGACTTCCGCCCATGACCTGATCAATGGCTACCTGCCCAGCGGCTGGACGGTGGAGCAGTGGAAGGCGGCGCAGAAGGATCCGGCGCAGCACGCGGCATTGCAGCAGGCCGCCGCCGCGTCGTGCGCGGTCCATGTGCAGGCCATCCTCGACTTCCATGCGATGGGTGTCAAGGCGGTCGATTACGGCAACAACATCCGCCAGGTAGCGCTCGATCATGGCGTGGCCAATGCCTTTGACTTCCCAGGTTTTGTGCCGGCCTACATCCGGCCCCAGTTCTGCGAAGGCCGCGGCCCGTTCCGCTGGGTGGCGCTGTCGGGCGACCCGGAAGACATCTACAAGACCGATGCCAAGATCAAGGAGCTGTTCCCGGAGCACCAGCAGGTGCACCGCTGGCTCGACATGGCGCGCGAACGGATCGCCTTCCAGGGCCTGCCGGCCCGCATTTGCTGGCTGGGGCTGGGCGAACGCCACATCGCGGGCCTGGCCTTTAACGAGATGGTGCGCAGCGGCGAACTCAAAGCACCGGTTGTCATCGGGCGCGATCACCTCGATACCGGTTCTGTGGCCAGCCCCAATCGCGAAACCGAGAGCATGCGAGACGGTACCGATGCGGTGTCCGACTGGCCGCTGCTCAACGCCATGCTCAATACGGCCGGCGGCGCCACCTGGGTATCGCTCCATCATGGCGGCGGCGTGGGCATGGGTTACTCGCAGCATTCGGGCGTGGTCATCGTGGCCGATGGCACCGATGCCGCCGCCAGGCGCCTGGCTCGCGTGCTGGTCAACGACAGCGGCTCGGGCGTGATGCGCCACGCCGATGCGGGCTACGACACCGCAATCGCCTGCGCCAAGCGCAACAACCTCAATCTCCCGATGGTCAAATAATATGAGCACTATGAGTACGCACAACAGCAGCACCGGCTGGACC
This region of Massilia sp. PAMC28688 genomic DNA includes:
- a CDS encoding PAS domain S-box protein → MVRSFAALVPRVSLRMLDVTLTASMLLLVAAGFVAWRFAALAATLRAERRALRTTREQLTSAEDLWGFALEGSGEGMWEWTGPKGEITLSPRYKELLGYGPDEFEISFSQWLMHMHPDDSPRFRHELKLFTEAGTQDRARLSCEFRMRCKDGSWKWMLGRGIVIARDAHGQPTRMTGTMADIGERKEADEARVRAVLEASPEAMLVLNRDGRIRYANQLCATSFGYTREELVGMPATRLAPDMPGQSTPAAGIPNRVLTAWRRDVSSFSAEVNATPMQLQGQPVMIVSLRDISERLRAEQALKALAASLQEIIQMLPIGLYIKDPAGRITLVNNACATQFGLTTAQLAANSARERDAFESGAMIDYVAPATNGSTGRKQFIRTIKKPVFNDQRQPEYLICMLVDITDSIEAERELRELNEHLEERVQQRTEQLDLAKQVAEEASQAKGRFLANMSHEIRTPMNGVIGMAYLALKTGLNPRQRDYIEKIHFAGEHLLGIIDDILDFSKIEAGMLDIAQVPFTLGQVIETVTTVMAPRAASKHLALEFACDPALPAFLRGDPLRLGQVLINYTSNAVKFSDSGSVTVRVRLADDGPEDCLLRFEVADTGIGLSAQEAGKLFQSFQQADTSTTREYGGTGLGLAICRQLAQLMGGTVGVESAPGRGSTFWFTARVGKLAAPAEAPPPAATAGTLPPALRGARILLVEDNTFNQQIALELLEEALCDVRLAQNGLEALDLLATAPFDCVLMDVQMPVMDGLQATRLIRLDPALQGLRVLAMTATATSEDRQRCMAAGMDDFISKPIQPALLYQTVARWLPPHAQAAEASAPKTRASASYRTMLAGDPAIIDLTILARLLSYDPTKVRKFAFKFLQTTQDGLAEMDQALAAGKLARLHELGHRTKSSARAVGALGMAALCQQLEDLPADVPAALHEAHDHIAQMWLLLEQITEHIMQNTTFASDT
- the ada gene encoding bifunctional DNA-binding transcriptional regulator/O6-methylguanine-DNA methyltransferase Ada, translating into MQAAQTTRDHYASDSARWDAVQARDSGADGIFYYSVRSTGVYCRPSCGARPALRKNVAFHASVSEAEAAGFRPCQRCKPDQPPLAERHALIVAEACRLLDTQEQMPDLDSLAASSGMSRFHFHRVFKAHTGVTPLAYGAACRARRLARELAQAPSVTEALYAAGFNSSGRFYAQAGARLGMTPVRYRAGGSGMAIRFAVGQCSLGAILVAATDKGICAILLGDDAGQLVRDLQDRFPAAQLDGADAGFAATVAQVVGFVEAPALGLSLPLDVRGTAFQQRVWEALRQVPSGSTVSYAALASAIGLPAGARAVAGACAANPAAVAIPCHRVVRHDGGLSGYRWGVERKQALLDRERGPT
- a CDS encoding transposase — its product is MPLHIIQRGNNRQRCFLAEADYLVYLGMLHKAAQLASCSVHAYVLMSNHVHVLATPDKEESAARMMKSVGERYVRYFNKRHERTGTLWDGRYKSCPVHDETYLMVCYRYVELNPVRAGIVADPLHYRWSSYHANAFGARDDLVVAHALYQALGNNHFERETAYRELVLAGIAGDEVDNLRDATNHNYACGNFKFRRAIAQATGHAAERVKLQQ
- a CDS encoding IS110 family transposase; protein product: METTHAPILGIDVSKKKLDAALLEGGKLKNKVVENSKAGYAELANWVTKQKVDVTTVHACMESTGIYSEPVALNLQAVGMKVSIVNPGCIKGFAQSENIRNKNDKVDAGVIARYCRAMTPEPWVAPPPAERLLRGWVERLSALQDIRQQEANRIEAHEFAGQTDLAKHTKEHVDWLDAQIAQLKNDIDTHIDSDPGMRADVELMTTIPGVGRATAAKVISYAGDVRKFSSAKAFAAYIGVTPKQRQSGSSVRGRTMISRIGSGQLRAALYMPGVVAKTHNPILRAFAARLSDNGLAKMAVVSAVMRKLAHLIYGVLRSNKPFDANYLQSGLAIQDGI
- the hutU gene encoding urocanate hydratase, which gives rise to MTTDSTLMGDDPRFDATRVIKAPRGTELACKSWLTEAAYRMIQNNLDAEVAENPQHLVVYGGIGRAARNWACYDQILASLRELEDDQTLLIQSGKPVGVFQTHPDAPRVLIANSNLVPKWANWEHFNELDRKGLFMYGQMTAGSWIYIGTQGIVQGTYETFAEAGRQHFGGDWGGRWILTAGLGGMGGAQPLAATFAGAVSLNIECQQSSIDFRLRTRYLDKQARDIDDALCLIKEHTARREAVSIGLLGNAADVLPELVRRARAGGIVPDLVTDQTSAHDLINGYLPSGWTVEQWKAAQKDPAQHAALQQAAAASCAVHVQAILDFHAMGVKAVDYGNNIRQVALDHGVANAFDFPGFVPAYIRPQFCEGRGPFRWVALSGDPEDIYKTDAKIKELFPEHQQVHRWLDMARERIAFQGLPARICWLGLGERHIAGLAFNEMVRSGELKAPVVIGRDHLDTGSVASPNRETESMRDGTDAVSDWPLLNAMLNTAGGATWVSLHHGGGVGMGYSQHSGVVIVADGTDAAARRLARVLVNDSGSGVMRHADAGYDTAIACAKRNNLNLPMVK
- a CDS encoding response regulator — protein: MSNLDTASPRAPLARVLLLDDDPFMLELLADMLDELGQFEVRRESHAHGALAALGANAPELLICDLSMPDMDGIEFMTAAANARFSGRILLLSGMDAGVRRSAERLARAHGLNVIGSFEKPLARADLQAALKGLGGASGNLYNLTTHSGK
- a CDS encoding amidohydrolase, which codes for MRLIHASLFVLTATGIIGAASADTVIENANGYTLNANNELVRFSTMAFDDKGRIVAVGDAARARAKSATTRRIDMQGKTVIPGLIDAHGHVFGLGEQLTQIDLAGTASLADALAAASTYAKANPSLAWLRGRGWNQEIWKLGRFPTASELDGAVADRPMWLERVDGHAGWANSRALQLAGITNSTPDPVGGKIMRDANGAATGVLVDAAMELVTRAMPPLTDAQSRSMLDRSLHTIAAMGLTSVHDAGVNVAQDAIYRQYADSGKLTTRVYGMIGAVGADFDRLARSGPLKSYASDMYALRSVKLYSDGALGSRGAALLAPYSDEPKSHGLLFAQSADMVGQMEKAMKRGYQVNVHAIGDAGNRQILDGYQQLLRKHPGAKDQRHRMEHAQVVALSDIARFKTLGIVPSMQPTHATSDMNMAEQRVGADRIKGAYAWRTFLKQGSRIACGSDFPVESSNPFFGIHAAVTRQDAAGKPAGGWYANEAMTLKEAFRCFTLDAAYAGHQEKVLGSLEKGKWADFVVIDQDLFTMPAKDIHKVGVLQTWVAGRQVFEKK
- the hutC gene encoding histidine utilization repressor, with the translated sequence MEDPIAQDSTPIFQRIKDYLLGEIAAGRWKEGDVVPSEQALVRQFGVSRMTVNRAVRELTAEQVLTRRQGSGTFVAPQKYQATLVEIRSIADEIRARGHRHRSSLHVLEKVRAPDVLALQFDLQAGDMLFHSVIVHCENEVPIQVEDRWVNPACAPDYMNVDFSTTTPNEHLMQAAPLQDATYSIEALHAPRDIAAMLTIEPGQCCLVLKRRTRALGKVASVVTMWHPGQLYQFAGSVG